A section of the Candidatus Latescibacterota bacterium genome encodes:
- a CDS encoding DUF4321 domain-containing protein, which yields MSLHRKSFKTIVLAILLGIAVGTLLGDLLGIVLPDGIPRDVLTYSRSFTLEPFTVNLLVVSFTLGFSLTFNLLSVLGIFVMIQLLKWAW from the coding sequence ATGTCCCTCCACCGCAAGTCATTCAAGACGATCGTGCTGGCGATCCTGCTGGGCATCGCCGTGGGCACCCTGCTCGGCGACCTGCTGGGCATCGTGCTCCCGGACGGCATTCCCCGCGACGTCCTCACCTACTCGCGCAGCTTCACCCTCGAGCCCTTCACGGTGAACCTGCTGGTGGTGAGCTTCACCCTGGGCTTCAGCCTCACCTTCAACCTGCTCTCCGTGCTGGGCATCTTCGTGATGATCCAGCTCCTCAAGTGGGCGTGGTAG
- a CDS encoding twin-arginine translocase TatA/TatE family subunit gives MVAFIGGVGGQELLLVLAIALVVFGPKRLPEIARTLSRVTAQLRDANRELRRELYSSVDPDAEAASRRASEAARQARELPTAAADPTPVETPVTAVAAAPADPDAPYRDAEAEAEQARRATEPADDPANDEADPDNPGSAS, from the coding sequence GTGGTAGCGTTCATCGGCGGCGTGGGCGGGCAGGAGCTCCTGCTCGTGCTGGCCATCGCGCTGGTGGTCTTCGGGCCGAAGCGTCTGCCCGAGATCGCGCGGACGCTGAGCCGCGTCACGGCGCAGCTGCGCGACGCGAACCGCGAGCTCCGTCGCGAGCTCTACAGCAGCGTGGATCCCGACGCGGAGGCCGCCTCGCGCCGCGCGAGCGAGGCCGCGCGCCAGGCGCGGGAGCTGCCCACGGCGGCCGCCGACCCGACGCCCGTCGAGACACCCGTCACGGCAGTCGCCGCGGCGCCGGCCGATCCCGACGCGCCCTACCGAGACGCGGAGGCCGAGGCGGAGCAGGCGCGTCGCGCGACCGAGCCCGCCGACGACCCCGCAAACGACGAGGCGGACCCGGACAACCCCGGATCCGCCTCCTAG